In one Salvelinus sp. IW2-2015 linkage group LG26, ASM291031v2, whole genome shotgun sequence genomic region, the following are encoded:
- the LOC139023087 gene encoding uncharacterized protein: MGQDVGRVVDLCQQPQSHCSRSNNTPVPLFPKVNNAPVPLFPRSNTAIPSHGSPGQQRPRPTVPQVKPTPPSHCSPGQQTPPSHCSPGLTTPQSHVPQVNNTPVPLVPRSTTPPSHCSPGQQHPVHLFPRFKQRPCPTVPQVNTPQSHCSPGNKHPSPKGPQVNNTPVPLSPGNQHPHPCSPGQPTPQFPLFPRFKQRPPSPLFPGYNAPVPLFPRSTTPQSHVSPGNNAPVPAVPQSTKAPVPLFPSKQPTPPSHCSPGQQRPRPNCSPGQQRPRPTVPQVNKRPPSHWFPRSQRPRPTVPQATTPPSHASPGQTNNQSHCPQVNNAPSHCSPRNNAPVPTVPQVKQTPPSHCFPRSTTPQFPTVPQVQTTPPSHVPGQQQPIHCSPGSTKPQSHCSPVNNTPSHVPQGQTTPPFHCSPGQHTPSPTVPQVNNAPSPTDPQGQQHPRPTDPRSTTPPSPLFPGSTKPQVPLFPRSTTPRHCFPGNNAPSHCSPGQQHPSPSDSPGQQTPPRSHCSQVNNTLPSHCSRSQQHPKSHLFPRSTKPQSHCSQGSMTAPVPLIPKGQQHPRPLFHQVRTTPPVPLFPQVNKAPVPLFPRVNNTARPTVPRSDNSPRPTVPQVNNAPVPLSHRSQRPRPTVPQVNNAPSPTVPQVNNTPCPTVPQVNNTPVHVPQVNKPPVHCSPVTTTPPSHCSPGQQRPVPLFPSQQRPRPTVPQVNNAPVHIPQVNNAPFPLFPRSTTPQSHCSQVNNAPAHCSQGQQRPRPLIPGQQSPSPTDS; this comes from the exons ATGGGGCAAGATGTCGGGCGTGTGGTGGACCTGT GTCAACAACCCCAGTCCCACTGTTCCAGGTCAAACAACACCCCCGTCCCACTGTTCCCCAAGGTCAACAACGCCCcagtcccactgttccccaggtcaaACACCGCCATTCCGTCCCACGGTTCCCCAGGTCAACAACGTCCccgtcccactgttccccaggtcaaACCAACGCCCccgtcccactgttccccaggtcaacAAACACCCccgtcccactgttccccaggtctaACAACGCCCCAGTCCCACGTTCCCCAGGTCAACAACACCCCCGTCCCACTTGTTCCCAGGTCAACAACACCCccgtcccactgttccccaggtcaacAACACCCAGTCCACTTGTTCCCCAGGTTCAAACAACGCCCCtgtcccactgttccccaggtcaacACACCCcagtcccactgttccccaggtaaCAAACACCCCAGTCCCAAAGGTCCCCAGGTTAACAACACCCCCGTCCCACTGTCCCCAGGTAACCAACACCCCCACCCATGTTCCCCAGGTCAACCAACGCCCCAgttcccactgttccccaggttcAAACAACGCCCCCCGTCCCCACTGTTCCCAGGTTACAACGCCCccgtcccactgttccccaggtcaacAACGCCCCAGTCCCACGTATCCCCAGGTAACAACGCCCCAGTCCCAGCTGTTCCCCAGTCAACAAAAGCCCccgtcccactgttccccagtaaaCAACCAACGCCCccgtcccactgttccccaggtcaacAACGCCCCCGTCCCAACTGTTCCCCAGGTCAACAACGCCCccgtcccactgttccccaggtcaacAAACGCCCCCCGTCCCACTGGTTCCCCAGGTCACAACGCCCccgtcccactgttccccaggcaaCAACGCCCCCGTCCCATGCTTCCCCAG GTCAAACAAACAACCAGTCCCACTGTCCCCAGGTCAACAACGCCCCGTCCCACTGTTCCCCACGCAACAACGCCCCAgttcccactgttccccaggtcaaACAAACACCCCCGTCCCACTGTTTCCCCAGGTCAACAACACCCCAGTtccccactgttccccaggtccaAACAACGCCCCCGTCCCACGTCCCAGGTCAACAACAGCCCatccactgttccccag gttcAACAAAGCCCcagtcccactgttccccagtcaACAACACCCCGTCCCACGTTCCCCAGGGTCAAACAACGCCCCCGttccactgttccccaggtcagCACACCCCcagtcccactgttccccaggtcaacAACGCCCCCAGTCCCACTGATCCCCAGGGTCAACAACACCCCAGGCCCACTGATCCCAGGTCAACAACACCCCCGTCGCCACTGTTCCCAGGGTCAACAAAGCCCCAAGTCCCACTTTTCCCCAGGTCAACAACACCCCGCCACTGTTTCCCAGGCAACAACGCCccgtcccactgttccccaggtcaacAACACCCCAGTCCATCTGATTCCCCAGGTCAACAAACGCCCCCCCGTTCCCACTGTTCCCAGGTCAACAACACCCTACCGTCCCACTGTTCCCGCAGTCAACAACACCCCAAGTCCCACTTGTTCCCCAGGTCAACAAAGCCCCAGTCCCACTGTTCCCAGGGGTCAATGACCGCCCCCGTCCCACTGATCCCCAAAGGTCAACAACACCCCCGTCCACTGTTCCACCAGGTCAGAACAACACCCCCCGTCCCACTGTTTCCCCAGGTCAACAAAGCCCcagtcccactgttccccagggtCAACAACACCGCCCGTCCCACTGTTCCCAG gtcagACAACAGCCCccgtcccactgttccccaggtcaacAACGCCCCCGTCCCACTGTCCCACAGGTCACAACGCCCccgtcccactgttccccaggtcaacAACGCCCCcagtcccactgttccccaggtcaacAACACCCCCtgtcccactgttccccaggtcaacAACACCCCTGTCCATGTTCCCCAGGTCAACAAACCCCCAGTCCACTGTTCCCCAGTCACCACAACACCCccgtcccactgttccccaggtcaacaacgccccgtcccactgttccccagtcaACAACGCCCccgtcccactgttccccaggtcaacAACGCCCCAGTCCACATTCCCCAGGTCAACAACGCCCCgttcccactgttccccaggtcaacAACACCCCAGTCCCACTGTTCCCAGGTCAACAACGCCCCGGCCCACTGTTCCCAGGGTCAACAACGCCCCCGTCCACTGATCCCAGGTCAACAAAGCCCCAGTCCCACGGATTCCTAA